A genome region from Tolypothrix sp. PCC 7712 includes the following:
- the malQ gene encoding 4-alpha-glucanotransferase: MPFPRSSGILLHPTSFPSRFGIGDLGLEAYRFIDFLKDSYQQYWQVLPLGPTGYGNSPYMSYSAMAGNPLLISPEQLLKDDLLTEEDFANLPGFPANKVDFEQIVPIKNSLLQKACENFHTKATSTQQKKFAEFCDRKAYWLDDYALFMALKDTQNGASWHTWEPEVAKRQPEALDRVRRQLTQEIFYYKFIQYEFFQQWSELKTYANKHGIDIIGDIPIYVAHDSADVWANPDIFALDEETGEASQMAGVPPDYFSATGQLWGNPVYNWEELQKQDFKWWLQRFEAMLDYVDIIRIDHFRGFEAYWSVPQGEETAINGEWIEAPGGAFFETIRQKLGKLPVLAEDLGVITPEVEALRDKFEFPGMKVLQFAFGSDPGNPFLPFNYPRNAVVYTGTHDNDTTIGWFNKAGDWEKENLLLYLGCVSPDGIHWDLIRLALSSIANQAILPLQDILGLGGEARMNFPSVAEGNWEWRYQENALTKELSHKLKRLTTLYGRAPKESS; the protein is encoded by the coding sequence ATGCCTTTTCCCAGATCCAGCGGCATTTTGCTGCATCCAACTTCATTTCCCAGCCGATTTGGCATTGGGGATTTAGGCTTAGAAGCTTACCGTTTTATTGATTTTCTCAAAGATAGCTACCAACAATACTGGCAAGTTCTACCTTTGGGCCCTACTGGGTATGGCAATTCGCCTTATATGTCTTACTCAGCAATGGCGGGAAATCCCTTGCTGATTAGCCCAGAACAACTGCTCAAGGATGACCTACTCACAGAGGAAGACTTTGCTAATTTACCAGGATTTCCGGCAAACAAAGTAGATTTCGAGCAGATTGTACCAATTAAAAATTCTTTACTGCAAAAGGCTTGCGAGAACTTTCACACCAAGGCAACATCGACGCAGCAGAAAAAATTTGCCGAATTTTGCGATCGCAAAGCTTATTGGCTAGATGATTATGCCTTATTTATGGCGCTCAAAGATACTCAAAATGGTGCCAGTTGGCATACCTGGGAACCTGAAGTTGCCAAGCGTCAACCAGAAGCACTGGATCGGGTAAGGCGACAACTGACTCAGGAGATTTTTTATTATAAATTCATCCAATATGAGTTCTTCCAGCAGTGGTCAGAACTCAAAACCTATGCAAATAAACACGGTATAGATATTATTGGTGATATTCCGATTTACGTTGCCCATGATAGTGCTGATGTCTGGGCAAATCCTGATATCTTTGCTTTAGATGAAGAAACTGGCGAAGCCTCGCAAATGGCAGGTGTACCACCAGATTACTTTAGCGCCACAGGTCAATTGTGGGGTAACCCAGTATACAACTGGGAAGAATTACAAAAGCAAGACTTTAAGTGGTGGTTGCAGCGCTTTGAAGCGATGCTAGATTATGTAGATATTATTCGGATTGACCATTTCCGAGGATTTGAAGCTTATTGGTCTGTACCTCAAGGTGAAGAAACTGCCATTAATGGTGAATGGATAGAAGCGCCAGGAGGAGCTTTTTTTGAAACTATTCGCCAAAAATTAGGCAAACTTCCAGTCTTGGCAGAAGATTTAGGCGTAATTACACCAGAGGTAGAAGCATTACGGGACAAGTTTGAATTTCCAGGAATGAAAGTTTTACAATTTGCCTTTGGTTCCGATCCTGGTAATCCATTTTTACCCTTTAATTACCCACGTAATGCTGTAGTTTATACCGGAACCCACGATAATGACACTACTATCGGTTGGTTCAATAAAGCTGGCGACTGGGAAAAGGAAAACTTATTGCTTTATTTAGGTTGTGTCAGTCCTGACGGTATCCACTGGGATTTAATTAGACTCGCTTTAAGTTCCATTGCCAATCAAGCAATTCTTCCCTTACAAGATATTTTGGGATTAGGCGGAGAAGCACGGATGAATTTCCCCAGTGTTGCTGAGGGGAACTGGGAGTGGCGCTACCAAGAAAACGCTTTAACTAAGGAATTAAGCCACAAACTCAAACGTCTCACCACTTTATATGGACGTGCGCCTAAAGAGTCTTCCTGA
- a CDS encoding DUF2993 domain-containing protein, which translates to MPEQNSDPKSNGKIRVITNMLKTALKLWLKAQVTQVSQIEVEIKASDRQLLSGKIPWVSIFASHAVYRGLHIGKIQLVAENIQVNIGSVIKGKPLRLLETVPVFGELSMEEQDLNQSLSSELLATALNDVLVKLLPEHCTKTKSTTWQEIILDTNQIILSGILASEGESTPVKIFLGLQLINAQELQLAPIQIQYDMVVQTESNQEHNIDLGPEVDIQELTLIPGKLVCRGRINVNP; encoded by the coding sequence ATGCCAGAGCAGAATTCAGACCCCAAAAGTAACGGCAAAATCCGCGTAATTACCAATATGCTGAAAACCGCACTTAAGCTGTGGTTGAAAGCACAGGTAACTCAAGTATCGCAAATCGAAGTGGAAATTAAAGCAAGCGATCGCCAACTTCTCTCGGGAAAGATTCCTTGGGTATCGATTTTTGCTAGTCATGCCGTTTACCGAGGTCTCCATATAGGAAAAATTCAACTAGTGGCAGAAAACATACAAGTCAACATCGGCTCAGTCATCAAGGGCAAGCCGCTACGATTGTTAGAGACAGTACCAGTTTTTGGTGAACTGAGTATGGAAGAACAGGATCTCAATCAATCTCTGTCTTCGGAGTTATTAGCAACGGCTTTAAATGATGTACTGGTTAAACTTTTACCAGAACACTGCACAAAAACCAAGTCTACTACTTGGCAAGAAATTATCCTGGATACCAATCAAATTATACTGAGTGGCATTCTAGCATCCGAAGGGGAATCTACGCCCGTGAAGATTTTTCTGGGCTTACAGTTGATCAACGCTCAGGAGTTGCAACTAGCACCCATCCAAATCCAGTACGACATGGTAGTGCAAACAGAAAGTAATCAAGAACACAATATTGATCTTGGCCCAGAGGTAGATATCCAAGAACTCACGCTGATCCCCGGTAAGTTAGTATGTCGCGGGCGAATTAACGTTAACCCCTGA
- a CDS encoding NUDIX domain-containing protein — MNYRNPAPTVDVIIELIDQPHLPIVLIERHNPPLGWALPGGFVDYGESVETAARREAEEETGLKIELVEQFLVYSDPNRDPRQHTMSVVFLATAKGQPKAGDDAKNIGIFESWLVPGNLCFDHDRILRDYLQYRHYGLRPRLG; from the coding sequence ATGAATTACCGTAATCCCGCTCCGACTGTGGATGTAATTATTGAATTAATCGATCAACCTCATCTACCTATAGTATTAATTGAAAGACATAATCCGCCTCTAGGTTGGGCGCTTCCTGGTGGTTTTGTAGATTATGGTGAATCTGTGGAAACAGCAGCGAGGCGGGAAGCTGAAGAGGAAACGGGTTTAAAAATCGAGTTGGTGGAGCAATTTTTAGTCTATTCTGACCCCAACCGCGATCCGCGTCAGCATACTATGAGCGTTGTATTTTTGGCGACAGCGAAAGGACAGCCCAAAGCTGGGGATGATGCTAAGAATATTGGCATTTTTGAGTCGTGGCTTGTGCCTGGTAATCTGTGTTTTGACCACGATCGCATTTTGCGTGATTACTTGCAATATCGGCATTATGGGTTACGTCCGAGGTTGGGTTAG
- a CDS encoding phosphatidate cytidylyltransferase — protein sequence MPWSRIISGIVAIALALFATLLGGWYFTIVIAIVVFLGQQEYFNLVRARGIAPAAKTTMSVSLILLAICTLDGGLADAVMPIAGTFICFYLLFQPKMATIADISASIMGLFYVGYLPSYWVRLRSLGSAALSNIPLGGYWPTGWTDILDQRNLALLPQGLTATVLTFLCIWAADIGAYTIGKFFGKTRLSDISPKKTVEGAVFGISASVAIGLAGAYYLHLPRALYTGLALGLLIGIASLLGDLIESALKRDAGVKDSGQLIPGHGGILDRTDSYIFTAPLVYYFLTLLLPLITES from the coding sequence ATGCCTTGGTCTCGGATTATTAGTGGAATTGTGGCGATCGCACTGGCTCTGTTTGCAACCCTGTTGGGGGGTTGGTACTTTACCATTGTGATTGCTATTGTGGTCTTTTTAGGACAACAGGAATATTTTAATTTGGTGCGAGCCAGAGGCATAGCTCCCGCAGCTAAAACCACCATGTCTGTCAGCCTCATCTTACTGGCAATTTGTACCTTGGATGGGGGGTTAGCTGATGCGGTGATGCCAATAGCTGGGACATTTATTTGTTTTTATCTATTGTTTCAACCCAAAATGGCGACGATTGCTGATATATCAGCATCAATTATGGGGCTATTTTATGTAGGTTACTTACCAAGTTACTGGGTGCGGTTGCGATCGCTTGGTAGTGCTGCCCTGAGTAATATACCGTTAGGAGGTTATTGGCCTACAGGTTGGACAGATATCCTAGACCAAAGAAATCTTGCATTACTACCGCAAGGTTTAACAGCAACAGTGCTAACCTTTCTTTGTATTTGGGCAGCTGATATCGGTGCTTATACTATTGGTAAATTCTTCGGCAAAACCCGTTTATCCGATATTAGCCCCAAAAAAACAGTGGAAGGAGCCGTCTTTGGGATCAGTGCTAGCGTTGCCATAGGTCTTGCTGGTGCTTATTATCTTCACTTACCCAGAGCGCTCTATACTGGTCTAGCATTGGGGCTATTGATTGGTATTGCCAGTTTGTTAGGTGATCTGATTGAATCTGCCCTAAAGCGTGATGCTGGAGTGAAGGATTCAGGACAGTTAATCCCCGGACATGGTGGAATTTTGGATCGTACAGATAGCTATATTTTTACCGCTCCCCTAGTTTATTATTTTCTCACTTTGTTGTTACCGCTAATTACGGAGAGTTAA
- a CDS encoding pseudouridine synthase translates to MEVRLQKILAQWGIASRREAEEMIRRSRVRINGVLAHLGQKVNPQTDQITVDGKPVVTKQRPSLTYLLLNKPAGVVSTCYDPQGRTTVLDLLPKELRQGSGIHPVGRLDTDSTGALLLTNDGELTFSLTHPSHSVPKTYSVLVKGHPSEVVLQIWRQGVVLEGRKTRPAQVRLIESFSTNSRLEIVLKEGRNRQIRRIAEQLGYPVIELHRTAIGPIQLQRSKQPYLKPGNYRSLKDDEMRFLQQQIKHTPIKDSAELRSVINHDMVQKKE, encoded by the coding sequence ATGGAGGTACGGTTACAAAAAATTCTTGCCCAATGGGGTATTGCCTCACGGCGTGAAGCTGAAGAAATGATTCGGCGATCGCGCGTGCGGATCAATGGAGTATTGGCACATTTAGGTCAAAAAGTTAACCCCCAAACTGACCAAATTACAGTTGACGGTAAGCCCGTAGTTACTAAGCAACGTCCGTCTTTAACATATTTATTGCTGAATAAACCTGCTGGAGTAGTTTCCACTTGCTACGATCCTCAGGGAAGAACAACTGTTTTAGATTTACTACCAAAAGAATTACGCCAGGGATCAGGTATTCACCCTGTAGGGCGTTTAGATACAGATTCTACAGGAGCATTATTACTTACTAACGATGGCGAACTGACATTTTCTCTCACCCATCCTAGCCATAGTGTCCCGAAAACTTATAGTGTATTGGTTAAGGGACATCCATCGGAAGTAGTTTTACAGATATGGCGACAAGGTGTGGTTTTAGAAGGGAGAAAAACACGACCAGCCCAGGTACGCCTAATAGAAAGTTTTTCTACTAACAGTAGATTAGAAATTGTGTTAAAGGAGGGACGCAACCGCCAGATTCGCCGTATAGCCGAACAATTAGGCTACCCGGTGATTGAACTACATCGGACTGCTATTGGCCCGATTCAATTACAAAGATCCAAACAACCCTATTTAAAACCGGGTAACTATCGTTCCCTAAAAGATGATGAGATGCGCTTTTTGCAACAGCAAATTAAGCACACACCTATTAAGGATTCAGCTGAGTTAAGGAGTGTAATCAACCATGACATGGTTCAGAAGAAAGAATAA
- a CDS encoding serine/threonine protein kinase: protein MTQKILSDRYEVQQELGKKSGRRTLLARDLVTQELVVVKLLSFGGDFEWDDLKLFEREAETLKSLSHPFIPRYLDYFELNTPTINGFALVQTYISAQTLEQYLKAGQIFTEAEVKQIAKALLEILCYLHGLHPPVIHRDIKPSNILLGDRSGNSVGQVYLVDFGSVQTVLATEGSTRTIVGTYGYMPPEQFGGRTVPASDLYSLGATLIYLVTGIQPADLPQKDFRIQFEQAANLSPSFTNWLQWLIEPNLEKRASSALEALKALEKPEIPHALALTTAKPPGSKIQLTKHRDALEIIIPPTGWQPSMIFLGTFAIAWNSFILFWTINALAAPFPVNLPFALFSLPFWGAGGLMMYGFIFSLWGSIRLHLDRQKITLTYNLLGFKSHRPQPSPRENITKLVYTPQHFTKDSEGTRTQVPAQLDIWAGVQKYQIGGNDSIKSDAELEWLAHELSDWLGIEISKQ, encoded by the coding sequence ATGACTCAGAAAATATTAAGCGATCGCTACGAAGTTCAACAGGAATTAGGAAAAAAGTCTGGGCGGCGGACGCTATTAGCCCGTGATTTGGTAACTCAAGAACTTGTAGTTGTGAAGTTACTTTCCTTTGGTGGTGACTTTGAATGGGATGATCTCAAGCTGTTTGAGCGAGAAGCTGAAACTTTAAAATCTTTATCGCATCCCTTTATTCCTCGCTATTTAGATTATTTTGAGCTAAATACACCTACTATTAATGGATTTGCTCTAGTACAAACTTATATCTCAGCACAAACTTTAGAGCAATATTTAAAAGCTGGGCAGATATTTACAGAAGCAGAAGTTAAGCAGATAGCCAAAGCGCTTTTAGAAATTCTCTGTTACTTGCATGGACTACATCCACCCGTAATTCACCGTGATATTAAGCCCAGCAATATTTTATTAGGCGATCGCTCTGGTAATAGCGTCGGTCAAGTTTATTTGGTGGATTTTGGCTCAGTACAAACTGTTTTGGCGACTGAAGGCTCTACTCGTACTATAGTGGGAACCTACGGTTATATGCCACCAGAACAATTTGGTGGGCGTACTGTCCCAGCTTCGGATCTTTACAGTTTAGGGGCGACATTAATTTATTTGGTAACGGGTATCCAGCCAGCAGATTTACCCCAAAAAGATTTTCGCATTCAGTTTGAGCAAGCAGCGAATCTCAGCCCCAGCTTCACTAATTGGTTGCAATGGTTAATTGAACCTAACTTAGAAAAGCGTGCTAGTTCTGCCTTAGAAGCGCTCAAAGCCTTAGAAAAACCGGAAATTCCCCATGCTTTGGCTTTAACTACTGCGAAACCACCTGGGAGCAAAATTCAACTAACTAAACATCGAGATGCCTTAGAAATTATTATTCCGCCTACTGGCTGGCAACCATCAATGATCTTCTTAGGTACGTTTGCGATCGCCTGGAATTCATTTATTCTCTTTTGGACAATTAACGCACTCGCCGCCCCTTTTCCTGTCAACCTCCCCTTTGCTTTGTTCTCTCTGCCTTTTTGGGGTGCAGGCGGCTTGATGATGTATGGTTTTATATTTAGCCTTTGGGGAAGCATCCGCTTACACCTTGATCGGCAAAAAATTACTTTAACTTACAATTTATTAGGATTTAAATCCCATCGCCCTCAGCCATCACCCAGAGAAAATATTACTAAGTTAGTTTATACGCCGCAGCATTTTACTAAAGACTCAGAAGGTACCCGCACTCAAGTTCCTGCTCAATTAGATATCTGGGCTGGTGTCCAAAAATATCAAATTGGCGGTAACGATAGTATTAAATCGGATGCAGAACTAGAATGGTTAGCCCATGAATTAAGCGATTGGTTAGGCATAGAAATTAGTAAACAATAG
- the cbiT gene encoding precorrin-6Y C5,15-methyltransferase subunit CbiT, whose amino-acid sequence MSSQIWPYITPGIPDELFEYLPGIPLSQREVRLLLIAQLRLQADSVLWDIGAGTGTIPVEVGLLCPGGKIIAVERDEEVANLIRRNCDRFEVKNVEVIEGSAPDCLQDIKVTPHRVCIEGGKAIQEILQAVWNYLPPTGRVVATAANLENLYAISQTFSQLRARNIEVVQSSVNRLEMRGFSQTFTAVDPIFILSGEKLD is encoded by the coding sequence ATGTCCTCCCAAATATGGCCTTATATTACCCCTGGTATTCCCGATGAGTTGTTCGAGTACTTACCTGGAATCCCCTTAAGCCAACGCGAAGTTAGGCTATTGCTGATTGCTCAACTACGACTGCAAGCAGATTCAGTGTTATGGGATATTGGTGCAGGTACAGGTACAATTCCTGTAGAAGTGGGACTTTTATGCCCTGGTGGCAAAATTATCGCTGTCGAACGGGATGAAGAAGTAGCTAACCTCATCCGCCGTAACTGCGATCGCTTTGAAGTCAAAAATGTCGAAGTGATTGAAGGTAGCGCGCCGGATTGTTTGCAGGATATTAAAGTTACCCCTCACCGTGTTTGCATTGAAGGGGGAAAGGCCATTCAAGAAATTTTGCAAGCTGTGTGGAATTATCTACCACCAACAGGGAGAGTGGTGGCCACAGCTGCTAATCTAGAAAATCTATATGCTATTTCTCAGACTTTTTCTCAATTAAGAGCTCGCAATATTGAAGTTGTGCAATCTTCGGTGAATCGCTTAGAAATGCGCGGCTTTTCTCAAACCTTTACCGCCGTTGATCCTATATTTATCCTTAGTGGTGAGAAACTAGACTAA
- the tatA gene encoding twin-arginine translocase TatA/TatE family subunit: protein MLFGLGWPEVAIIVIVAVVIFGPKKIPELGSALGKTLRGFKEEIKGSSADNNSDQDQ, encoded by the coding sequence ATGTTATTTGGACTTGGATGGCCAGAAGTTGCCATTATTGTGATAGTCGCTGTGGTAATTTTTGGCCCCAAAAAAATCCCCGAATTGGGAAGTGCGCTGGGTAAAACTCTACGGGGTTTTAAGGAGGAAATTAAAGGTTCTAGTGCGGATAATAACTCAGACCAAGACCAGTAA
- a CDS encoding helix-turn-helix domain-containing protein encodes MTWFRRKNNQPQTLSVEQQRAEKLAEIGAQLWASRQEQGLSLEEVVVMTRIPKRLLQAIEEGNLNELPEPIYIQGLIRQFADALGFNGVEFSSTFPIVYQQVSSTSTWTNKPINQLRPLHLYLLYIFVIVCSVSGLSQILNNAALQASTSQTNPTNAQKESFAQPAQSTKPLEIKPFSNTLLSAKDGQPVQIGVILKSSSWIRVVADGKTQFEGTLPQGTHRTWKAQEQLTVKTDNAGGVLMSVNQEQPKEMGEPGKVEEIKIAAKTRF; translated from the coding sequence ATGACATGGTTCAGAAGAAAGAATAATCAGCCGCAAACCCTTTCAGTAGAGCAACAAAGAGCTGAAAAGTTAGCAGAAATTGGCGCGCAACTTTGGGCTTCTCGTCAAGAACAGGGTTTATCGCTAGAGGAAGTAGTTGTGATGACTAGAATTCCTAAGCGGCTGTTACAGGCTATTGAAGAAGGTAATTTAAACGAGCTGCCAGAACCAATTTATATTCAAGGATTGATTAGGCAATTTGCTGATGCATTGGGCTTTAACGGCGTAGAATTTTCTAGCACTTTTCCGATTGTTTATCAACAGGTAAGTTCTACTTCTACTTGGACAAATAAGCCCATTAACCAATTGCGTCCTCTGCATCTTTACTTACTTTATATATTTGTGATTGTTTGTTCTGTGAGTGGCTTATCTCAAATACTGAATAACGCTGCTTTACAAGCAAGTACTAGCCAAACTAACCCAACCAACGCTCAAAAAGAGTCTTTCGCACAACCAGCTCAATCAACAAAGCCCCTGGAGATTAAACCATTTAGCAATACTCTCCTGAGTGCCAAAGATGGTCAGCCAGTGCAGATTGGTGTAATTTTGAAATCCTCATCTTGGATTCGTGTGGTAGCTGATGGCAAAACACAATTTGAAGGTACGCTACCACAAGGAACTCATCGGACTTGGAAAGCTCAAGAGCAATTAACAGTGAAAACTGATAATGCTGGTGGTGTACTGATGAGCGTTAATCAGGAGCAACCTAAGGAAATGGGAGAGCCAGGAAAGGTAGAGGAAATCAAAATTGCGGCTAAAACTAGATTTTGA